A window of the Falco rusticolus isolate bFalRus1 chromosome 1, bFalRus1.pri, whole genome shotgun sequence genome harbors these coding sequences:
- the KCTD7 gene encoding BTB/POZ domain-containing protein KCTD7 isoform X2 has translation MVVVTGQNKVSGNPDDAMSSSDAEDDFQEPATPTATQAGQALPLLPQQFPEVVPLNVGGMYFTTRLSTLRRYEDTMLAAMFSGRHYIPTDAEGRYFIDRDGTYFGDILNFLRSGDLPPRERVRSVYKEAQYYSIGPLLDNLEDIQPLKGEKVRQAFLGLMPYYKDHLERIIEIAKLRAMQRKARFAKLKVCVFKEEMPITPYECPHFNSLRFERSESETKLFEHHCEVDVSFGPWEAVADVYDLLHCIVTDLSDRGITVDHQCIGVCDKHLINHYYCKRPIYEFKITW, from the exons ATGGTGGTAGTTACGGGGCAGAACAAAGTGAGTGGGAACCCGGATGATGCCATGTCGAGCTCGGATGCGGAGGATGATTTCCAAGAGCCGGCCACTCCTACCGCAACCCAGGCGGGACAAGCGCTACCTCTGCTGCCTCAGCAG TTTCCAGAAGTTGTTCCACTAAACGTAGGAGGCATGTATTTTACAACAAGACTGTCAACACTGAGACGTTATGAGGACACAATGTTGGCGGCTATGTTTAGTGGAAGACACTATATTCCAACAGATGCTGAAGGCAGATACTTTATTGACAGAGATGGAACCTACTTTGG AGACATACTTAACTTCTTGCGGTCTGGTGACCTGCCACCAAGAGAACGAGTGAGGTCAGTTTACAAGGAAGCTCAGTATTATTCCATAGGACCATTGCTAGACAATCTAGAGGATATTCAGcctctgaaaggagaaaaagttagACAAGCTTTCCTGGGCCTAATGCCATATTACAAAG atcattTGGAGCGGATAATTGAAATAGCAAAGCTTAGAGctatgcaaagaaaagcaagatttgCAAAATTGAAGGTCTGTGTCTTCAAAGAAGAGATGCCCATCACTCCCTATGAATGCCCACATTTCAATTCTTTACGTTTTGAAAGGAGTGAAAGCGAGACAAAGCTATTTGAACATCACTGCGAAGTAGATGTATCTTTTGGCCCCTGGGAGGCTGTGGCTGATGTATATGATCTTCTGCACTGTATTGTGACAGACCTGTCTGACAGAGGGATAACTGTGGATCATCAGTGTATTGGTGTCTGTGATAAACACCTGATAAATCACTATTACTGCAAGCGTCCTATCTATGAATTCAAGATTACTTGGTG
- the KCTD7 gene encoding BTB/POZ domain-containing protein KCTD7 isoform X1, protein MVVVTGQNKVSGNPDDAMSSSDAEDDFQEPATPTATQAGQALPLLPQQFPEVVPLNVGGMYFTTRLSTLRRYEDTMLAAMFSGRHYIPTDAEGRYFIDRDGTYFGDILNFLRSGDLPPRERVRSVYKEAQYYSIGPLLDNLEDIQPLKGEKVRQAFLGLMPYYKDHLERIIEIAKLRAMQRKARFAKLKVCVFKEEMPITPYECPHFNSLRFERSESETKLFEHHCEVDVSFGPWEAVADVYDLLHCIVTDLSDRGITVDHQCIGVCDKHLINHYYCKRPIYEFKITWW, encoded by the exons ATGGTGGTAGTTACGGGGCAGAACAAAGTGAGTGGGAACCCGGATGATGCCATGTCGAGCTCGGATGCGGAGGATGATTTCCAAGAGCCGGCCACTCCTACCGCAACCCAGGCGGGACAAGCGCTACCTCTGCTGCCTCAGCAG TTTCCAGAAGTTGTTCCACTAAACGTAGGAGGCATGTATTTTACAACAAGACTGTCAACACTGAGACGTTATGAGGACACAATGTTGGCGGCTATGTTTAGTGGAAGACACTATATTCCAACAGATGCTGAAGGCAGATACTTTATTGACAGAGATGGAACCTACTTTGG AGACATACTTAACTTCTTGCGGTCTGGTGACCTGCCACCAAGAGAACGAGTGAGGTCAGTTTACAAGGAAGCTCAGTATTATTCCATAGGACCATTGCTAGACAATCTAGAGGATATTCAGcctctgaaaggagaaaaagttagACAAGCTTTCCTGGGCCTAATGCCATATTACAAAG atcattTGGAGCGGATAATTGAAATAGCAAAGCTTAGAGctatgcaaagaaaagcaagatttgCAAAATTGAAGGTCTGTGTCTTCAAAGAAGAGATGCCCATCACTCCCTATGAATGCCCACATTTCAATTCTTTACGTTTTGAAAGGAGTGAAAGCGAGACAAAGCTATTTGAACATCACTGCGAAGTAGATGTATCTTTTGGCCCCTGGGAGGCTGTGGCTGATGTATATGATCTTCTGCACTGTATTGTGACAGACCTGTCTGACAGAGGGATAACTGTGGATCATCAGTGTATTGGTGTCTGTGATAAACACCTGATAAATCACTATTACTGCAAGCGTCCTATCTATGAATTCAAGATTACTTGGTGGTGA